ACAATTATTGGCCCCCCCTAATAGAAATATTCTGGCTACGTGCCTGTTTGAGAAGCACTTCACTAAGCTATAtcggtataatatatcaatataacgAGGcttcgttataatattgtattacgatCGTATCCTGTCGGGCTTTTCAAGTTGTGTTGCTCAACGTTTCCATCATCAAAACATTAAAagcaataacacaatataaggTCCAAATGTTATCTCGACTCAAAATCAGAGTTACAGTTGCAGCGCAGATGAAACGAAACGATTTGTTTAATCTTTGCTTGTAGCCTACACCTTCCTCGGAGTATATTCCCCGGATAATCACATACGGTCTACTTTACGACTATAACGAGTGGGCCGATATAGGAATAAAAACAAATCCGGTGTTTGTAATATTACACTATGCAgcttacaataataacaataatattatttactattaatttcaCGTCACAGGAATAACCAAACAGTttggaattattaattaaccacCGGAccaatgaaaatatattcactttataatattattattattattattattacactacaTAGTGGCAcgaaattaacataaaatatgtaaatcattATAACACGCTTCCACATTtcacacaatattaaattttaatagtgatCATAGTATGTTGCGTACATAATTATTCGTTTCTTTGTTGAAGTATATATTGATATGAACATTATATATGAGTACTTATGTAAgctatcattataatttattgagtcATACTTTGGTTTTCAGAAAATTgtaccttttatttttattgcaaataaactatttttatacaatgCATAGGTACTTACACCGTACACATAATCATAGTAACATGAATATTCAATAAGCAATAACTCATATACAGTTGATTATtatggattattttttaaaactatcatgcacataaatatatattatatataaattaactatcatatttatcaattaattatacgtattatacctaatcgattatttcgtttaataaaaatgtatttatcttgtAATACATCTGCAGATGAGATTGTATAGTTcacagtttctttttttttttaaattactataatcaataatttaattctattcAATGTATACACGATCGTCAGCAAAAGATTGAAATATAATCCATTAATAATAACCAGAATTAGAAAAATCGAACCAATAGATTACCGTATTTTTTCTACGCAAAATGTTTatagacgattttttttttttttttgttaatatttacctCGAAATGTTCGGCCGTGAGACGAAATTTGCGATGTTTTGCTCCCAAATCCACTAAGATTTTGTGTAACTCGTCGGGTGTTTCCAAGAGTTCAATAGCAGTGTTAAATACAAATCCAGTCCTGACAGAGTGTGCCAAAAAGTGAACGTTCGATTCGAGCTCTTCAAATGGAACATGAGCGAAACGATCGAATTGTAATTGATATGATGGACTTCTCTTGAACAGACTTCGGTAAAAaagtatatgttatataaatccATAATCATGTGTgtacttaaaatacaattagaaaGTACCGCTTTTATATACTTGGTATAAAACGAAGTCCAAAAACCATTTGAAACAATCATCGGCCATGATTGTTTCACCAGAGCCGTCTGAGACTCGTTCAAAAATCTTGAGGACTTCATactgcttatgaaaaaaatacaatgacaaaattagtaaatacgctttttgttttacttatattattatataattttcaatattgtttaagTTTAGATAAGACACGTAGGTAGTTGAgagtttaatagttaaaagaaaaatatataataatatattatttatatttttttcttaactatcTAAATATGGAAATCGATTCATATGAAATACAGTATAAACAGATAAATAACTAGAAGAAGCATATTTCGCTCGTTAAGTATTTATGAACtttctgtaaataaaaataatgaacgaaACACAGTCTGCAGCTACAggttgtctatatattatttatattatggttagTTTAGGAACATTGTCATTACTCATTTTACGGTGatctattaattaattcaattcatACGTTATTTCGAAACATTTTCTTCGTTGACAATTGTTtagtactttaatatttatagtaatcaCTCAACTACCATAGGTAGAACAAATAATTTGCCATACATTATTACTCGGCCAACGAATTATACAGTTTCTGCAGTTTcatattaacgtttttaaatttgtttttaataaaacataatgccTAAGGTTAATGATTGGAATGGCcgagtttttttgttttgcaatCAGTGAGTAT
This is a stretch of genomic DNA from Acyrthosiphon pisum isolate AL4f chromosome A3, pea_aphid_22Mar2018_4r6ur, whole genome shotgun sequence. It encodes these proteins:
- the LOC103310115 gene encoding non-symbiotic hemoglobin 1-like, translating into MKSSRFLNESQTALVKQSWPMIVSNGFWTSFYTNLFKRSPSYQLQFDRFAHVPFEELESNVHFLAHSVRTGFVFNTAIELLETPDELHKILVDLGAKHRKFRLTAEHFEVVRDVLTRMIEDRLPTTGGPDRVALLAEAWKPFLTLVIGVIMDSATATVN